The following proteins are co-located in the Trichormus variabilis 0441 genome:
- a CDS encoding PfaD family polyunsaturated fatty acid/polyketide biosynthesis protein, which translates to MTTVDALINKYDNGLGFLAYTSYQNLAWKGSLDCISFDHTAIKNKLLALDKPCYIVKVAGKIGLTNDGYLSAAELGTPGQVELLTSLPSIRIQQLGDPNFLSFYGVQSAYMTGAMAGGIASEEMVIALGREKILGSFGAGGLPPERLEVAINRIQQALPHGPYAFNLIHSPNDMAIERRAVDLYLKYEVTTVEASAFLDLTANIVYYRVAGLSLNDANQIQIKNKVIAKISRREVASKFMQPAPARIIKELLEQGLITELQAKLAANVPMADDITVEADSGGHTDNRPLVCLLPSIIALRDEIQRQYNYSQPIRVGAAGGIATPESALAAFIMGAAYVVTGSVNQACIESGACDHTKQLLAQAEMADVIMAPAADMFEMGVKLQVLKRGTMFAMRAQKLYELYRTYDSIEAIPPAEREKLEKQVFRKTIAEVWEGTAAYLSQRNPEKLGKAVNNPKLKMALIFRWYLGLSSRWSSAGEKGREVDYQIWCGPAMGGFNDWVRGSYLAEANNRRVVDVAHHIMTGAAFLYRIQSLKIQGMQIPDYYCQYHPVRY; encoded by the coding sequence GTGACCACTGTTGATGCGTTGATAAATAAATATGATAATGGCTTAGGCTTTTTAGCTTATACCTCATATCAAAATCTAGCTTGGAAAGGTTCTTTAGACTGCATATCTTTTGACCACACAGCCATAAAAAATAAATTACTGGCTTTAGATAAACCTTGTTATATTGTGAAGGTTGCTGGCAAGATTGGTCTCACAAATGACGGTTATTTATCTGCGGCCGAACTTGGGACACCAGGACAAGTAGAACTTTTAACATCTCTACCATCTATCCGCATTCAACAATTAGGTGACCCCAATTTTCTCTCTTTTTACGGCGTACAATCTGCCTATATGACTGGAGCGATGGCTGGTGGTATTGCTTCTGAGGAAATGGTCATTGCTTTAGGTAGAGAAAAAATTCTCGGTTCTTTTGGTGCAGGTGGTTTACCTCCAGAACGTTTAGAAGTAGCTATTAATCGCATTCAACAAGCGCTACCTCACGGCCCCTATGCCTTCAATTTAATTCACAGCCCCAACGATATGGCGATTGAACGCCGGGCAGTGGATTTATACCTCAAATATGAGGTAACAACTGTAGAAGCTTCAGCATTTTTAGATTTAACCGCCAACATTGTTTATTATCGGGTGGCGGGGTTAAGTTTAAATGATGCCAATCAAATTCAAATTAAAAATAAAGTCATTGCCAAAATTTCTCGCCGGGAAGTTGCGAGTAAGTTTATGCAGCCTGCACCAGCCAGAATTATTAAAGAACTGCTGGAACAAGGTTTAATTACGGAGTTGCAAGCCAAGCTGGCTGCTAATGTACCGATGGCGGATGATATTACTGTAGAAGCTGATTCTGGCGGTCATACAGATAATCGTCCCTTAGTTTGCTTGCTGCCTTCTATTATTGCTTTGCGGGATGAAATTCAAAGACAATATAATTACTCGCAACCTATTAGAGTCGGTGCAGCCGGAGGAATTGCCACACCAGAATCAGCATTAGCAGCTTTTATCATGGGTGCTGCTTATGTGGTGACTGGTTCGGTGAATCAAGCTTGTATTGAATCGGGTGCTTGTGACCATACCAAGCAATTATTAGCGCAAGCGGAAATGGCTGATGTAATTATGGCTCCCGCCGCCGATATGTTTGAAATGGGAGTGAAATTACAAGTCCTCAAACGGGGGACAATGTTTGCTATGCGGGCGCAAAAATTGTATGAACTATACCGCACTTATGACTCGATTGAAGCGATTCCTCCAGCAGAAAGAGAGAAGTTAGAAAAACAAGTTTTTCGCAAGACAATTGCTGAGGTTTGGGAAGGAACTGCGGCTTATTTATCTCAGAGAAATCCTGAGAAATTGGGTAAGGCAGTTAATAATCCTAAATTAAAAATGGCGTTGATTTTCCGTTGGTATTTAGGTTTGTCTTCTCGTTGGTCTAGTGCTGGAGAAAAAGGGAGAGAAGTAGATTATCAAATTTGGTGCGGCCCGGCAATGGGCGGGTTTAATGACTGGGTGCGCGGTTCTTATTTGGCAGAAGCAAATAATCGGCGGGTTGTGGATGTGGCTCATCATATTATGACTGGTGCGGCATTCTTATATCGCATTCAAAGTTTGAAAATTCAAGGAATGCAAATTCCCGATTACTACTGTCAATATCATCCGGTTCGTTACTAG
- a CDS encoding thioester reductase domain-containing protein, which produces MSLKQNYSAADIQAWMIANLAELLGVDGDEIDATVNLESYGLDSAQAMVLVSKLEQLLGFQPSPLLLWHYPTIESLSERLAEELAEQSEEQDTDSATASHSNGTPVLDLQAEVVLDPTIHPGGAIPVDFPVTQPKKVFLTGGTGFLGAFLIRELLQQTQADVYCLVRAADAQAGKAKIQTNLEGYAIWQEEYASRIIPVVGDLAEPLLGLSSTQFQTLAAEIDTIYHSGALLNYVFPYSALKAANVLGTQEVLRLACQIKVKPVHYVSSVAVFESPVYAGKVVKESDDFSHWEGIFLGYSQTKWVAEKLVKIASDRGLPVTIHRPPLIGGDSATGIGNTHDFINLMVKGCLQMKCFPDVEYMLDMSPVDYVSKAIVHLSMQKESLGKAFHLQHPEPVSLSVLVDWVRSFGYEIKTLPYEEWQAELIANATSVDNPLYTLRPFLLERWSDEQLTIPDLYLKARRPHISCQDTLKALAGTSIGCPPIDGKLFMTYTAYLIQTGFLTLA; this is translated from the coding sequence ATGAGTCTAAAACAAAATTATAGTGCAGCAGATATTCAAGCTTGGATGATAGCTAATCTAGCTGAATTGTTGGGGGTGGATGGTGATGAAATCGATGCTACTGTCAATTTAGAAAGCTATGGTTTAGATTCGGCACAGGCAATGGTTCTAGTTAGTAAACTAGAGCAATTGTTGGGATTTCAACCTTCACCTTTATTGTTGTGGCATTACCCTACTATTGAGTCATTGTCTGAACGTTTAGCTGAAGAGTTGGCAGAACAATCAGAGGAACAAGATACAGATTCTGCTACTGCTAGCCACAGCAATGGTACACCAGTCCTCGACTTACAAGCTGAGGTGGTTCTTGACCCCACAATTCATCCTGGTGGTGCTATCCCGGTTGATTTTCCGGTAACTCAACCTAAGAAAGTATTTCTGACTGGGGGGACTGGGTTTTTAGGCGCTTTCTTAATTCGGGAACTGCTACAGCAAACTCAGGCTGATGTATATTGTTTGGTACGCGCTGCTGATGCCCAAGCTGGTAAAGCAAAAATCCAAACTAATCTGGAAGGTTACGCGATTTGGCAGGAAGAATATGCGTCGAGAATTATTCCTGTTGTTGGTGATTTAGCGGAACCACTTTTGGGTTTAAGTTCCACACAGTTCCAGACTTTGGCGGCGGAAATTGACACTATTTATCATAGTGGCGCATTGTTGAATTATGTTTTCCCTTACTCAGCTTTGAAGGCGGCGAATGTATTGGGAACTCAAGAGGTTTTACGATTGGCTTGCCAAATTAAAGTTAAGCCGGTGCATTATGTTTCTAGTGTGGCGGTGTTTGAATCACCTGTCTATGCTGGTAAGGTAGTCAAGGAAAGTGATGATTTTAGCCATTGGGAAGGGATTTTCCTTGGTTATTCCCAAACCAAATGGGTGGCAGAAAAGTTGGTGAAGATTGCGAGCGATCGCGGTTTACCTGTTACTATCCATAGACCACCCTTAATTGGTGGAGATAGTGCCACTGGTATCGGTAACACCCACGACTTTATCAATTTGATGGTTAAGGGTTGTTTGCAAATGAAATGCTTTCCCGATGTAGAGTATATGCTAGATATGTCTCCTGTAGATTATGTCAGCAAAGCGATTGTGCATCTATCGATGCAAAAGGAATCGCTAGGTAAAGCTTTCCACCTACAACACCCAGAACCAGTATCTTTAAGTGTCTTAGTTGACTGGGTACGTTCATTTGGCTACGAGATTAAAACCCTTCCCTACGAAGAATGGCAAGCAGAGTTAATTGCAAATGCCACTTCTGTAGATAATCCCTTATACACCTTGCGTCCTTTCCTCCTAGAACGCTGGTCTGATGAACAACTCACTATCCCTGATTTGTACCTCAAAGCCAGAAGACCCCACATTAGCTGTCAAGACACCCTCAAAGCCCTAGCTGGTACTTCTATTGGTTGCCCACCGATTGATGGCAAATTATTCATGACTTACACAGCTTACTTGATTCAAACTGGGTTCTTGACCTTGGCTTGA
- a CDS encoding SDR family NAD(P)-dependent oxidoreductase — MTTLTGKTVLLTGASRGLGVYIARALAKEQATVVCVSRSQSGLAQTCNVVKAAGGKAIAIPFDVRNISQLSALVQQAQDIVGPIDVLINNAGIEINAAFANYSLAEIQSIFNTNLLAVMELTRLLLPSMMERGSGRIVNIASLAGKKGVAFNSVYSASKAGLIMWTDAMRQELVGTGVNISVVCPGYVSQTGMTVDTRVSAPKLAGISTPKSVANAVVKAIKKKTSEVVVNQNPITESLTKFMLAIGQISPTSVDRIYRWLGVVDFNQKRAENRVKDGYVAVESHRS, encoded by the coding sequence ATGACAACTCTTACAGGTAAGACAGTACTGTTAACCGGCGCTTCACGCGGTCTTGGTGTCTACATTGCTCGTGCTTTGGCGAAAGAACAGGCAACGGTAGTTTGTGTTTCTCGTTCTCAATCAGGATTAGCTCAAACCTGTAATGTAGTTAAGGCTGCGGGTGGTAAAGCGATCGCTATTCCTTTTGATGTGAGGAACATATCACAATTATCGGCTCTTGTCCAGCAGGCTCAAGATATTGTCGGCCCTATTGATGTCTTGATTAACAATGCTGGCATAGAAATTAACGCAGCTTTTGCGAATTATTCTCTAGCGGAAATTCAATCAATATTCAACACTAATCTATTGGCTGTTATGGAATTAACACGTTTGTTACTACCCAGCATGATGGAACGCGGTAGTGGTCGAATTGTCAATATTGCTTCTTTAGCTGGTAAAAAGGGCGTTGCTTTCAACAGCGTTTACTCAGCTAGCAAAGCAGGTTTGATTATGTGGACTGATGCGATGCGTCAGGAATTAGTTGGTACTGGTGTCAACATTTCGGTGGTTTGTCCAGGCTATGTCTCGCAAACTGGGATGACTGTTGATACTCGTGTCTCTGCGCCCAAGTTAGCAGGTATTTCTACGCCCAAAAGTGTAGCAAATGCCGTCGTCAAAGCTATTAAAAAGAAAACATCTGAAGTTGTTGTCAATCAAAATCCCATCACGGAAAGTTTGACAAAATTCATGTTGGCTATAGGGCAAATTTCTCCCACTTCGGTGGATAGAATTTATCGTTGGTTGGGGGTAGTGGATTTCAATCAAAAACGAGCTGAAAATAGAGTCAAAGACGGCTATGTAGCTGTCGAGTCTCATCGCTCATGA
- the hetI gene encoding 4'-phosphopantetheinyl transferase HetI, with translation MLQHTWLPKPPNLTLLSDEVHLWRIPLDRPESQLQHLAATLSSDELARANRFYFPEHRQRFTAGRGILRSILGLYLGVEPKQVKFEYESRGKPVLGDRFADSGLLFNLSHSQNLGLCAVNYTRQIGIDLEYLRPTSDLESLAKRFFLPREYELLRSLPDEQKQKIFFRYWTCKEAYLKATGDGIAKLEEIEIALTPTEPAKLQTTPAWSLLELVPDDNCVAAVAVAGFGWQPKFWQY, from the coding sequence TTGTTGCAGCATACTTGGCTACCAAAACCCCCAAATTTAACCTTATTATCAGATGAAGTTCATCTCTGGCGCATTCCCCTTGACCGACCAGAATCACAACTACAGCATTTAGCAGCCACTTTATCTAGTGACGAATTAGCCCGTGCAAACAGATTTTATTTTCCCGAACATCGCCAGCGTTTTACTGCTGGTCGTGGTATTCTCCGCAGTATTTTGGGACTTTATTTGGGGGTGGAACCAAAGCAAGTTAAATTTGAATATGAATCCCGTGGTAAACCAGTATTAGGCGATCGCTTTGCCGACAGTGGTTTATTATTTAACTTGTCACACTCCCAGAATTTGGGTTTGTGTGCAGTCAATTACACGCGTCAAATCGGCATCGATTTAGAATATCTCCGCCCCACATCTGATTTAGAATCCCTTGCCAAAAGGTTCTTTTTACCGCGAGAATATGAATTATTGCGATCGCTACCCGATGAGCAAAAACAAAAAATTTTCTTTCGTTACTGGACTTGTAAAGAGGCTTATCTTAAAGCAACGGGTGACGGCATCGCTAAATTAGAAGAAATTGAAATAGCACTAACTCCCACAGAACCAGCTAAGTTACAGACAACTCCAGCGTGGAGTCTCCTAGAGCTAGTGCCAGATGATAATTGTGTTGCTGCTGTTGCCGTGGCGGGTTTTGGCTGGCAGCCAAAATTCTGGCAGTATTGA
- a CDS encoding BMP family protein, with product MQQDFSRRKFVSYGAATFTTTLLLKACSSNQTSTPTASSGQEKFKIAIALPGAITDQAWNQSGYEGLNLAKQKLNAEVAYVEQVAQTDQTEALTDFARKGYNLIFAHGGQFDAAIEQVAPQFPNTFFVGVNGNTKAENIASLRIDHLQGSYLCGIIGASVTKSNKLAYIAGQEFPATQEELRGFELGAKSVNPKIQVISTFTGDWSDVAKAKEATLALISSGVDVIYQWFDSASPAVLQTASDKGVYAFGNTKDQLDIAPKAVLTSVVKRLDIAIAYLAELAQQKQLKGQIYTIGLEREDILSLGKFGVAVPETIKQNTLKIKQEIVDQTITFVTCQEAGKNTRCIKKA from the coding sequence ATGCAGCAAGACTTTAGCCGGCGTAAATTTGTATCATATGGTGCAGCTACTTTTACTACTACTCTATTACTAAAAGCTTGCAGTAGTAATCAAACTTCTACGCCAACGGCTAGTAGTGGACAGGAAAAGTTTAAAATAGCGATCGCCCTACCTGGTGCAATCACAGACCAAGCTTGGAATCAGTCTGGCTATGAAGGACTAAACTTAGCTAAACAAAAGCTCAATGCAGAAGTCGCCTATGTGGAACAAGTCGCCCAAACTGACCAAACAGAAGCATTAACAGACTTTGCCCGTAAGGGTTATAATCTTATATTCGCCCACGGTGGACAATTTGATGCAGCGATAGAACAAGTCGCGCCGCAATTTCCCAATACATTTTTTGTGGGTGTAAATGGTAATACCAAAGCAGAAAATATCGCCTCTTTGCGAATCGACCACTTGCAAGGTAGTTATTTATGTGGCATTATTGGCGCGTCTGTAACTAAATCTAATAAATTAGCTTATATTGCTGGACAAGAATTTCCCGCCACACAGGAAGAACTAAGAGGATTTGAATTAGGAGCAAAATCCGTTAACCCCAAGATACAAGTTATCTCTACATTTACGGGCGATTGGAGTGATGTTGCTAAGGCAAAAGAAGCGACACTAGCTTTAATCTCCTCTGGGGTTGATGTCATTTATCAATGGTTTGATAGCGCCTCACCCGCAGTTTTACAAACAGCTAGCGATAAGGGTGTTTATGCTTTTGGGAATACCAAAGACCAGTTAGATATTGCCCCCAAAGCAGTGTTAACCAGTGTAGTTAAACGCTTAGATATAGCTATAGCTTATTTAGCGGAACTCGCCCAGCAAAAACAACTGAAAGGGCAGATATATACTATCGGTTTGGAACGAGAAGATATATTATCTTTAGGTAAATTTGGCGTAGCAGTGCCGGAAACTATAAAACAAAATACTTTAAAAATAAAACAGGAAATTGTCGATCAGACAATCACCTTTGTAACTTGTCAGGAAGCTGGTAAAAATACACGTTGTATCAAAAAAGCCTAA
- a CDS encoding ABC transporter ATP-binding protein, with translation MYLRLENISKRFNSFIANDNISLSVDAGKIHGILGENGAGKTTLMNIIGGLYQPDAGEIYLQDQPVKITSPNQAIKLGIGMIYQHFMLVPQLTVTENIILGRENSWRLNLRQKQQEIAALSQAYGLEIDPTAKVEDLPVGTQQRVEILKVLYRQAKLLILDEPTAVLTPTEVESLINILRQLAAAGNTIIFISHKLEEVINLCDTVTVLRRGKVVATTTTKDMTPQKLAELMVGREVVLQVNKSAFVPGKVILSVENLQVADDRGILAVHNVSFQLLAGEILGIAGVDGNGQRELADAIANLRGILNGTIQLNSSSPQQKIGYIPEDRQKMGLVLQFTIAQNLILNVFKKIPFCRHFLLKSSVIKHHAQVAMQEFDIRATGEDIQVSQLSGGNQQKVVLARELAGKPDLIVAMQPTRGLDVGATSAVHSRLLTERDRGAAILYISTELEEVMAMSDRIAVIYRGKFVAILDAQTAIIEEIGLLMAGGTRRE, from the coding sequence ATGTATTTACGTTTAGAAAATATTAGTAAACGATTTAATTCATTTATTGCTAATGATAATATCAGCTTGAGTGTTGATGCTGGTAAAATTCATGGAATTCTAGGTGAAAATGGTGCTGGTAAAACCACTTTAATGAATATTATTGGTGGTCTATATCAGCCTGATGCAGGAGAAATATATTTACAAGATCAGCCAGTCAAAATTACTTCGCCAAATCAAGCCATAAAACTCGGCATAGGTATGATATATCAACACTTCATGCTTGTGCCACAGTTAACTGTAACTGAAAATATTATCTTGGGTAGGGAAAATAGTTGGCGTTTAAATCTGCGACAAAAACAACAAGAAATTGCAGCTTTATCCCAAGCTTATGGATTAGAAATTGACCCCACAGCTAAAGTAGAGGATTTACCTGTAGGCACACAACAGCGAGTAGAAATTCTCAAAGTTTTATATCGTCAAGCTAAACTATTAATTCTCGATGAACCAACAGCTGTGCTTACACCCACAGAAGTAGAATCATTAATTAATATCCTGCGACAATTGGCGGCGGCTGGTAATACGATTATTTTTATTAGTCATAAGTTAGAAGAAGTAATCAATCTCTGCGATACCGTCACAGTGTTGCGGCGAGGTAAAGTTGTGGCGACAACGACAACTAAAGATATGACTCCTCAAAAATTAGCAGAATTGATGGTAGGACGGGAAGTAGTTTTACAAGTCAATAAGTCTGCATTTGTACCTGGAAAAGTCATACTGTCGGTAGAAAATTTGCAAGTTGCTGATGATAGAGGTATTCTTGCTGTCCACAATGTTTCCTTTCAATTGCTGGCTGGGGAAATTTTGGGAATTGCTGGTGTAGATGGGAATGGACAGCGAGAATTAGCTGATGCGATCGCCAATTTAAGAGGCATCCTCAATGGTACAATTCAACTTAATAGCTCCTCTCCTCAACAAAAAATAGGATATATCCCTGAAGATAGGCAAAAAATGGGACTGGTGTTACAGTTTACTATTGCCCAAAATTTAATTTTAAATGTTTTTAAAAAAATACCTTTCTGTCGGCATTTCTTATTGAAATCATCAGTAATTAAACATCATGCCCAAGTTGCAATGCAGGAATTTGATATCCGGGCGACTGGGGAAGATATCCAGGTAAGTCAACTATCGGGGGGCAATCAACAGAAGGTAGTTTTAGCGCGAGAACTGGCGGGAAAACCAGATTTAATTGTAGCGATGCAACCCACACGGGGCTTAGATGTTGGGGCGACAAGTGCAGTTCATTCCCGTTTGTTAACAGAACGCGATCGCGGTGCGGCAATATTGTATATTTCTACTGAGTTAGAAGAAGTCATGGCAATGAGCGATCGCATTGCTGTAATCTACAGAGGTAAGTTTGTCGCTATTTTGGATGCACAGACGGCGATAATAGAAGAAATTGGTTTATTGATGGCTGGGGGAACACGCAGAGAATAA
- a CDS encoding DUF1877 family protein: MGITLNLKQVSPYVLEKIKKYPDLSGLFLDAKYLEDSSFWQNFSIIERDDIEWFHEAINFVQEGIDKFKKDKTEEFEKIKDDITLIINEGKGEYLDLDKMWQPLIFLLTGYDFYDQPLYLSKLVVSQNPEDNLPLIRAVIGSNGIEHYERDYPLLYFNDDEVRKIADALSNFSIETIRKRLQFRSLEEDSYHHLYEYAYNPLVRYYQDAAEKGNAMFLHFS, encoded by the coding sequence ATGGGAATTACATTAAATCTAAAACAGGTATCTCCATACGTATTGGAAAAAATCAAAAAATATCCTGATTTATCAGGTTTGTTTTTAGATGCAAAATACTTAGAGGATTCATCATTTTGGCAAAATTTTTCAATAATTGAACGTGATGATATTGAGTGGTTTCATGAGGCAATTAATTTTGTACAAGAGGGAATAGATAAATTCAAAAAAGATAAAACGGAAGAATTTGAAAAAATTAAAGACGATATTACTTTAATTATTAATGAAGGCAAAGGTGAATATTTAGACTTAGATAAAATGTGGCAGCCACTAATATTTTTACTTACGGGATATGACTTTTACGATCAACCATTATATTTATCTAAATTAGTCGTTAGTCAAAATCCCGAAGATAATCTTCCTTTAATTAGGGCTGTAATTGGCAGTAATGGAATCGAACATTATGAGCGTGACTATCCATTATTATACTTTAATGATGATGAGGTCAGAAAAATAGCCGATGCTTTATCCAATTTTTCTATTGAAACTATTAGAAAGAGATTACAATTTAGAAGTTTAGAAGAAGATAGCTATCATCATTTATATGAATACGCATATAACCCACTTGTGAGATATTACCAAGATGCGGCTGAGAAAGGAAATGCAATGTTTCTGCACTTCAGCTAG
- a CDS encoding ABC transporter permease has product MITNKRFQLLLPILSPLIAIISALIVGAILILLAGANPITAYTALFQESLSTYFGFGNTLTKMTPLLFTSLGVLIALKASQFNIGGEGQIYLGALGSTLVGLYVQGLPAIIHIPLALVAGFGFGAVWGWIPGYLKAVGGVNEVITTLLLNYIAINLISYLVQNPLKAPGAPSPYSPLIAKSAQLPIILPQSLAHAGILLALLTAGLLWVLLGRSPLGYQISAVGFNPTAAHYARISVKNTIMLVMSLAGGLAGLAGASEVMGLKYRLFEQVSPGYGFDAIAIAFLSRGSINGVVLTALFFAALRSGANVMQRSAGVPVTVVYAIQGFTVLFIAISLAVETQIKTQSNAEI; this is encoded by the coding sequence ATGATCACAAATAAACGCTTTCAACTCCTGTTACCAATCCTATCACCGCTAATTGCAATTATCTCTGCTCTCATCGTCGGTGCTATCCTCATCCTACTTGCTGGGGCAAATCCCATCACCGCCTACACAGCTTTATTCCAAGAATCCCTTTCTACTTACTTCGGCTTTGGTAACACCCTCACCAAAATGACACCCCTCTTATTCACCAGTTTAGGTGTCTTAATAGCATTAAAGGCTAGTCAATTTAATATCGGTGGCGAAGGACAAATTTACCTTGGTGCGTTGGGTAGCACTTTAGTTGGGTTATATGTGCAAGGATTACCTGCTATCATCCACATTCCTCTAGCACTTGTCGCAGGTTTTGGATTTGGTGCGGTTTGGGGTTGGATACCCGGCTATCTCAAAGCCGTGGGGGGAGTCAATGAAGTTATCACCACCCTATTACTAAATTACATTGCCATAAATTTAATCAGCTACTTGGTGCAGAACCCCTTAAAAGCACCAGGCGCACCTAGTCCCTATTCGCCATTGATTGCTAAATCTGCACAATTGCCCATCATCCTACCCCAAAGTCTAGCCCATGCAGGTATCTTACTAGCTTTACTCACTGCCGGACTACTATGGGTGTTACTAGGGCGATCGCCTCTAGGATACCAAATTTCCGCCGTTGGTTTTAACCCCACAGCCGCCCATTATGCCCGAATTTCCGTCAAAAACACCATCATGCTAGTAATGTCCTTAGCCGGTGGTTTAGCAGGCTTGGCGGGTGCATCGGAAGTTATGGGGTTGAAATATCGCCTATTTGAACAAGTTTCCCCTGGCTACGGATTTGATGCCATTGCGATCGCCTTCTTAAGTCGCGGTAGTATTAACGGTGTAGTCCTAACTGCTTTATTTTTCGCCGCTTTGCGTAGTGGTGCAAACGTCATGCAACGTAGCGCAGGTGTTCCCGTCACCGTAGTTTACGCCATCCAAGGATTCACCGTCCTATTCATCGCCATCAGCCTCGCCGTAGAAACACAAATCAAAACGCAAAGTAACGCGGAGATTTAA
- a CDS encoding ABC transporter permease, with translation MNHLNFLSDYLIASVNLAIPLAFAALGGMYSERSGVLNIALEGMLLTGAFTSAVTTLYTGNPWIGVFCALIAGGLVGLLHAFLCVTLYVNQLVSGLAINLVAAGLTSFLARLVFHGSSTQRLPGIEPIIIPGLANIPILGALLFQQDIFVYLLIISVIVSNYILFHTSLGLTLRAVGEYPKAAATAGVSVSKVQYAAVFISGCLASLGGAYLTLVQIKFFTENMSAGKGFIAIAALIFGRWHPLGITLACFLFGATEALQLRIQALGANIPYQFLAMLPYAIAFFALVGLAGKSKPPQGNGVTYSPEHSQDI, from the coding sequence ATGAATCACCTTAACTTCCTCTCCGATTACCTCATTGCTAGTGTCAACCTAGCCATACCCCTAGCATTTGCAGCCCTTGGCGGAATGTACTCAGAACGTTCAGGAGTACTCAATATTGCCCTAGAAGGGATGTTATTAACTGGTGCTTTTACCAGTGCAGTTACCACACTTTACACAGGCAATCCTTGGATAGGTGTCTTCTGTGCTTTAATTGCTGGGGGATTAGTCGGTTTACTCCACGCTTTTTTATGTGTAACATTATACGTCAATCAACTAGTCTCAGGACTAGCAATTAATCTGGTAGCGGCCGGGTTGACATCATTTTTAGCGCGGTTAGTATTTCATGGTAGTAGCACCCAAAGATTACCAGGAATTGAGCCTATTATTATTCCTGGCCTAGCAAATATACCCATACTTGGAGCTTTATTATTTCAACAAGATATTTTCGTATATTTACTAATAATTTCAGTGATTGTCAGTAATTATATTTTATTTCATACTAGCCTTGGCTTAACTTTACGGGCAGTAGGGGAATATCCCAAAGCAGCTGCAACGGCTGGTGTGTCAGTATCAAAAGTGCAATATGCGGCTGTATTTATCAGTGGTTGTCTAGCCAGTTTAGGTGGTGCTTATCTTACCTTAGTGCAGATAAAATTTTTCACCGAAAATATGAGTGCAGGTAAAGGATTTATTGCGATCGCTGCTTTAATTTTTGGTAGGTGGCATCCTTTAGGTATTACTCTAGCTTGCTTTTTATTTGGCGCTACAGAAGCTTTGCAATTACGCATTCAAGCCTTGGGTGCAAACATCCCTTATCAGTTTCTTGCCATGTTACCCTATGCGATCGCCTTCTTTGCCTTAGTGGGATTAGCTGGTAAATCTAAACCTCCCCAAGGTAACGGTGTTACTTACTCACCAGAACATTCCCAAGATATTTAA
- a CDS encoding DUF1392 domain-containing protein: MMNQITTLESCWHISPAWGAIIPPLAVQIREEVLLSPDLSGYCCGVHWEEEEWIYAIVCHNKTLYLRSGEFSPTGVLKSQIVSGQAFQLGDVVEVDFSEQPNQRIIQGVFSLKQNWLYAVEWRSPILEETTSAQSRLIWLADIDLVGVKVC; this comes from the coding sequence ATGATGAATCAGATTACGACTTTAGAGTCTTGTTGGCATATTTCTCCTGCTTGGGGTGCAATCATACCTCCATTGGCTGTTCAAATCAGAGAAGAGGTATTGTTAAGCCCTGATTTATCAGGCTATTGCTGCGGCGTTCATTGGGAAGAGGAAGAGTGGATTTATGCAATAGTTTGTCATAACAAAACTCTTTATTTACGAAGTGGTGAATTTTCACCAACAGGTGTACTCAAAAGTCAAATTGTTTCTGGGCAGGCTTTTCAATTAGGCGATGTGGTTGAGGTTGATTTTAGTGAACAGCCAAATCAGCGTATTATTCAAGGGGTTTTCAGTTTAAAACAAAATTGGCTTTATGCTGTGGAATGGCGATCGCCTATTTTGGAAGAAACTACATCAGCTCAAAGTAGACTGATATGGTTGGCTGATATTGATTTGGTCGGTGTGAAGGTATGCTAG